One region of Hymenobacter sediminicola genomic DNA includes:
- the rnhA gene encoding ribonuclease HI → MIYLFTDGSSRGNPGPGGYGAILRFGQHEKELTEGFRLTTNNRMELLAIIVGLEAINRPELPITVVTDSKYVVDSVEKKWVFGWEKKADFGKKANEDLWRRFLKVYRQRTVHFKWVRGHNGHPENERCDQLAVRSATGTKLLVDEGYELIEARRA, encoded by the coding sequence TTGATTTACCTGTTCACCGACGGTTCTTCCCGCGGCAACCCTGGCCCCGGCGGCTACGGCGCTATCCTGCGCTTTGGGCAGCACGAAAAGGAGCTGACCGAAGGCTTCCGCCTCACCACCAACAACCGCATGGAGCTGCTGGCCATCATCGTGGGCCTCGAAGCCATCAACCGCCCTGAGCTGCCCATTACCGTCGTCACGGACTCGAAGTACGTGGTGGATTCGGTAGAGAAGAAGTGGGTGTTTGGCTGGGAAAAGAAGGCCGACTTCGGCAAGAAAGCCAACGAAGACCTCTGGCGGCGCTTCCTGAAAGTGTACCGCCAGCGCACCGTGCACTTCAAATGGGTGCGCGGCCACAACGGCCACCCCGAAAACGAGCGGTGCGACCAACTGGCCGTGCGCAGCGCCACCGGCACCAAGCTGCTGGTAGATGAGGGCTACGAATTGATAGAGGCTCGCCGGGCGTAA
- the aroQ gene encoding type II 3-dehydroquinate dehydratase, which translates to MQLLILNGPNLNLLGRREPGIYGTRSFDDYLPELRAAFPEVTIEYFQSNHEGELLDKLHEVGYTYHGIVLNAGGYTHTSVALADAVAAINTPVIEVHLSNLHAREDFRQRSLLGKHCVGSISGFKLESYRLAVQYFESLRPRRVGFKV; encoded by the coding sequence ATGCAGCTTCTCATTCTCAACGGCCCCAACCTGAACCTGCTGGGCCGCCGCGAGCCAGGCATCTACGGCACCCGATCCTTCGACGACTACCTGCCTGAGTTGCGCGCCGCTTTTCCGGAAGTCACCATTGAGTATTTCCAGAGCAACCATGAGGGCGAACTGCTCGACAAGCTGCACGAAGTAGGCTACACGTATCATGGCATTGTGCTGAATGCCGGCGGCTACACCCACACCAGCGTGGCGCTAGCCGATGCCGTGGCTGCCATCAATACGCCCGTAATTGAGGTGCACCTGAGCAACCTGCACGCCCGCGAAGACTTCCGCCAACGCAGCCTGCTGGGCAAGCACTGCGTGGGCAGTATCAGTGGCTTCAAGCTAGAAAGCTACCGGCTGGCCGTGCAGTATTTCGAGAGCCTACGGCCCCGGCGGGTTGGGTTTAAAGTCTGA
- a CDS encoding aminotransferase class V-fold PLP-dependent enzyme, giving the protein MYTFNPGPSQVYPQVRQYLQDAFDEGWLSAPHRGERFTGLMRQTVQELKNKLNVPQDYTVFFMSSATECWEVLTQSLTPRKSFHLYSGAFGEKWYEYAKALRPASIGYQFGIDEVPDVAALPLPDHETDLVCITQNETSNATQLRDGFILNLYNRLGSALLAVDATSSMAGVQLKYIKADVWYASVQKCFGLPAGLSLMILSPRAVARLREINERSHYNSLASQYEKMLNWQTTHTPNVLGIYLLYRVLQERPVIKTVHQHLQERATKLYDYFEQATQLTPLVTNPETRSTTVIGLQGAPALIDEVKRRALAQGLQLGNGYGNWKAGSLRIANFPAIPDAAFEQLVQFFAKEFA; this is encoded by the coding sequence ATGTATACATTCAATCCCGGCCCTTCACAGGTGTACCCACAGGTGCGCCAATACCTCCAGGATGCTTTCGATGAAGGCTGGCTCTCGGCCCCGCACCGCGGTGAGCGGTTTACGGGCCTCATGCGCCAGACCGTGCAGGAGCTGAAAAATAAGCTCAATGTCCCGCAGGACTACACCGTGTTTTTCATGAGCTCGGCTACCGAATGCTGGGAAGTCCTGACACAGAGCCTCACGCCGCGCAAGAGCTTCCACCTCTACAGCGGCGCGTTCGGCGAGAAATGGTACGAGTACGCCAAGGCGCTGCGGCCGGCCTCCATCGGCTACCAGTTTGGCATCGATGAGGTGCCCGACGTGGCAGCCCTGCCCCTGCCCGACCACGAAACCGACCTTGTCTGCATCACGCAGAACGAAACCAGCAACGCCACGCAACTCCGCGACGGCTTCATCCTGAACCTCTACAACCGCCTCGGTTCGGCGCTGCTGGCCGTTGATGCCACCTCTTCCATGGCGGGCGTGCAGCTCAAGTACATCAAGGCCGATGTGTGGTACGCATCGGTGCAGAAATGCTTTGGGCTGCCGGCTGGGCTGTCGCTCATGATTCTGTCGCCGCGGGCCGTGGCGCGCCTGCGCGAAATCAACGAGCGGAGCCACTACAACTCGCTGGCCTCGCAGTACGAGAAGATGCTGAACTGGCAGACCACGCACACCCCCAATGTGCTGGGCATTTATCTGCTCTACCGGGTGCTGCAGGAGCGGCCCGTTATCAAAACGGTGCACCAGCATTTGCAGGAGCGGGCTACCAAGCTCTACGACTACTTCGAGCAGGCCACGCAACTCACGCCGCTCGTCACGAACCCGGAAACCCGCTCCACCACGGTTATTGGCCTGCAAGGCGCGCCCGCCCTGATTGATGAGGTGAAGCGCCGCGCGCTGGCGCAGGGCTTACAGCTCGGCAACGGCTACGGTAACTGGAAAGCTGGCAGTCTGCGTATTGCCAACTTTCCGGCCATTCCGGATGCCGCATTTGAGCAGTTAGTGCAGTTTTTCGCCAAGGAGTTTGCCTAA
- a CDS encoding DUF6044 family protein — protein MPSKPTDSPRFSPLLLALLGLLLFLLPYGILLAHSYVTIDDNLDAELNIPYLLVHHGVIFDYRPSAIVPAIMDGLPRNALRSGLNVGMGLFALFPPWAAYLVQQALVRLLGLLGMYALLRQELLQAPRAKTVAAAVALGWAVLPLYSMYGLSVMGQPALLLAFLALRRQVGRWWHWVIIVGFPLWSMFVFVGPFVLAALAALWLWDWWQVRRPNWVFLLGVFLLLSVYLVVEWPLFYSLLVTRQFVPHRLEFDLAQLTPLGLKAGFRSACQFFLMGQYHASRFLRVAVLLAIAVAVILAPSGQRAVRWGSLLPWLLGLAGLALFSGFYPQLVALGQNRVPLLGVFNFGRFHFLAPLFWFWLLALALRYLPGRWQAVVVGIQLLVGFGMNQEWLNNVRELAGRPNPHEPNYTAYVAPDLFQLVQQTIRQESGLVQEQYRVACLGLPPAVAQLNNFYTLDSYQNNYPLAYKHRFRPIIAGELAKSAELRRYFDAWGNRCYLFSAELGKDFRVGAFQKQVVQDFAFDAAAFRQMGGRYVLSAAQLAAPGRSGLQLAAVFEQPGAYWRIWLYKLKQ, from the coding sequence GTGCCATCAAAACCTACTGATTCGCCCCGGTTTTCACCGTTGCTGCTGGCATTGCTGGGCTTGCTGCTGTTTCTGTTGCCATACGGCATTCTGCTGGCGCATAGTTACGTTACAATTGATGATAATCTGGATGCGGAATTGAATATTCCCTATCTGCTTGTCCATCATGGGGTAATATTTGATTACCGGCCCTCGGCAATAGTGCCCGCCATCATGGATGGGTTGCCGCGCAACGCACTTCGCTCGGGCCTGAATGTGGGCATGGGCCTGTTTGCGCTGTTCCCTCCCTGGGCCGCCTACTTGGTGCAGCAGGCCTTGGTGCGGCTGCTGGGTTTGCTGGGAATGTACGCGCTGTTGCGGCAAGAACTGCTACAAGCACCTCGGGCTAAAACTGTAGCTGCGGCCGTAGCACTAGGCTGGGCAGTGCTGCCGCTGTATTCTATGTATGGCCTGTCGGTGATGGGGCAGCCGGCGCTGCTGCTGGCGTTTCTGGCGTTGCGGCGGCAAGTGGGGCGGTGGTGGCACTGGGTGATTATAGTCGGGTTTCCGCTCTGGAGTATGTTCGTATTTGTGGGGCCGTTTGTGCTGGCCGCGTTGGCGGCGCTGTGGCTCTGGGACTGGTGGCAGGTGCGCCGCCCGAACTGGGTGTTTTTGCTGGGGGTATTCCTGCTGTTGAGTGTGTACTTGGTCGTAGAATGGCCGTTATTCTACTCTTTGCTGGTTACCCGGCAGTTTGTGCCGCATCGGCTGGAGTTTGATCTTGCTCAACTGACCCCATTAGGGCTGAAGGCAGGGTTCCGCAGCGCCTGCCAGTTTTTCCTGATGGGACAGTACCATGCCAGCCGGTTTCTGCGTGTAGCGGTGCTGCTGGCTATAGCGGTGGCCGTAATCCTGGCTCCCAGCGGACAGCGCGCTGTCCGCTGGGGTAGCCTGCTGCCGTGGCTGCTGGGGCTGGCCGGGCTGGCGCTGTTCAGCGGCTTCTACCCGCAACTGGTAGCGCTAGGACAAAACCGGGTGCCGCTGCTGGGCGTGTTCAATTTCGGCCGCTTCCACTTTCTGGCGCCGCTGTTTTGGTTCTGGTTGCTGGCCCTAGCGTTGCGCTACCTGCCCGGCCGCTGGCAGGCAGTAGTAGTGGGCATACAGTTGCTCGTTGGTTTTGGCATGAACCAGGAATGGCTGAATAATGTACGCGAGCTGGCCGGCCGGCCCAATCCGCACGAACCCAACTACACGGCTTACGTAGCTCCGGACCTGTTTCAGTTGGTGCAGCAGACTATTCGTCAGGAGTCGGGCCTTGTGCAGGAGCAGTACCGGGTGGCGTGCCTGGGCCTTCCACCGGCCGTAGCACAACTCAACAATTTTTACACTCTCGATTCGTACCAGAACAATTATCCGTTGGCCTATAAGCACCGGTTCCGCCCCATAATTGCTGGCGAGCTGGCCAAAAGCGCGGAGCTGCGCCGCTATTTCGATGCCTGGGGCAACCGGTGCTATCTGTTTTCGGCGGAGCTGGGCAAGGATTTTCGGGTGGGTGCGTTTCAAAAGCAAGTGGTGCAGGATTTCGCCTTCGATGCGGCCGCGTTCCGCCAGATGGGCGGGCGCTACGTGCTGTCGGCGGCACAGCTGGCCGCACCAGGCCGGAGCGGCCTGCAACTGGCGGCTGTGTTTGAGCAACCGGGCGCATACTGGCGAATATGGCTCTACAAACTGAAGCAATGA
- a CDS encoding MarC family protein translates to MFSLKEIFSVTLTLFAVIDILGSIPIIIQIRQREGKINSEKATLVAGLLMFVFLFLGQSILSLFGVDFQSFALAGAIIIFLIGMEMILGIELFRHNPTAASGSIVPLAFPLIVGAGTMTTLLSLRAAYSLPNVLVGILLNLVFVYGVLKSSAWIERKLGKAGEDILRRVFGVILLAIAIKLFKSNF, encoded by the coding sequence ATGTTCAGTCTCAAGGAAATATTCTCTGTCACGCTCACGCTTTTCGCCGTGATTGATATTCTGGGCTCCATCCCGATTATCATCCAGATCCGGCAGCGCGAGGGCAAAATCAACTCCGAGAAGGCCACACTGGTTGCGGGCCTGCTGATGTTCGTGTTCCTGTTTCTGGGCCAGAGCATTCTGAGCTTATTTGGCGTCGATTTTCAGTCGTTTGCGCTGGCAGGAGCTATTATCATCTTCCTGATTGGCATGGAAATGATTCTGGGCATCGAGCTGTTTCGGCACAATCCTACGGCGGCATCGGGCTCCATTGTGCCACTGGCGTTTCCGCTCATTGTGGGGGCCGGCACCATGACCACCTTGCTTTCTCTGCGGGCCGCCTACTCGCTGCCCAACGTGCTGGTGGGCATTCTGCTGAACCTCGTGTTCGTGTACGGCGTGCTCAAAAGCAGCGCCTGGATTGAGCGGAAGCTGGGCAAAGCCGGCGAAGACATTCTGCGCCGCGTGTTCGGCGTGATTCTGCTGGCCATTGCCATCAAGCTGTTTAAGAGCAATTTTTGA
- a CDS encoding cellulase family glycosylhydrolase, with the protein MPLFSLCRLAATLFQQRTALCFLAFSLLISISTQAQSPPPAKADVYLDAKGVMRWQGSKQEVALFGVNYTAPFAHSYRSIKKLGMKPEQAIEQDVYHLSRLDIDAFRVHVWDVEITDTLGNVLENEHLRLLDYLIQQLKQRRIKIILTPIAYWGNGYPEKDTAQTGFSSIYPKGRAYNNPRAIKAQENYLAQFLNHRNQYTGQLNREDPDIIAYEVCNEPHYRQPEAEVSTFVQRMVQAMRATGYKKPIFYNIAESPAVANAILNSPVQGFTFQWYPSALVGGHTLRGNLLPLVDSYPIPYAKDPRFSSKPRMVYEFESADILQPVAYPMMARSFRSAGFQWATQFAYDPLAIAFANTEYQTHYLNLAYTPAKALSLLIAGKVFRQVKLGQQFATYPADSVFNDFRISYRAAVSELNTPEEFYYTSSTTTQPRKLAALRRLAGTGSSPAVHYEGTGAYFLDRLATGVWRLEVMPDAIAIRDPFATTSLRQAVTRIVWNTQPMQLTLPGLGSDFAVRGLNAGNSFQAQATSSTVRLQPGVYLVSARGKSTAAFTAETMLGAIKLGEFVAPPATDLPTQVMHTAPTQLATGQPAVLQATIAGAAATDSVMLVAQHYYGRTRTLPMRRLTLTTAEATVPADLLYPGLLRYWIVVKRNGTSTTFPGGFRGSPLSWDYAPREHYEASVVAPGSALPLYVAALDQQRTETGGINGGGWADYVTSSNGQLALRLLQSPPPASPIPFSDPTAPVAFLRAYFGDRLATRAADAANFRELVIRGRRGAGAGTVRLVLTTRDAEAYVADVDLPAEMQEVRVPLTAFRPGAQLLLPRPYPSFLPLSFQANGPVALPLAQAEVLQVLLGPAAQSAADARPFLDLESIYLR; encoded by the coding sequence ATGCCTCTTTTTTCCCTTTGCCGGCTCGCAGCTACATTGTTCCAGCAGCGTACGGCCCTCTGCTTTCTGGCCTTTTCCCTGCTAATCAGCATTTCAACGCAGGCCCAGTCCCCGCCGCCCGCCAAAGCCGATGTGTATTTAGATGCCAAAGGCGTGATGCGCTGGCAGGGCAGCAAGCAGGAAGTAGCGCTGTTTGGCGTGAACTATACGGCTCCATTCGCCCACTCGTACCGCTCTATTAAAAAGCTGGGCATGAAGCCCGAGCAGGCCATTGAGCAGGATGTGTACCACCTTTCCCGGCTGGACATAGATGCTTTCCGGGTCCACGTGTGGGACGTAGAAATTACGGACACGCTAGGCAATGTGCTCGAGAATGAACACCTACGCCTGCTCGACTACCTGATTCAACAGCTCAAGCAGCGCCGCATCAAAATCATCCTGACCCCAATTGCTTACTGGGGCAATGGCTACCCGGAAAAGGACACCGCGCAAACCGGCTTCTCCAGCATTTATCCCAAGGGACGCGCCTACAACAATCCGCGCGCCATCAAGGCGCAGGAAAACTACTTGGCGCAATTCCTCAACCACCGCAACCAGTACACCGGCCAGCTCAACCGCGAAGACCCCGACATCATTGCCTACGAAGTGTGCAACGAGCCCCACTACCGGCAGCCCGAAGCGGAGGTAAGCACCTTCGTGCAGCGTATGGTACAGGCCATGCGGGCTACTGGCTACAAGAAGCCTATCTTCTACAACATTGCCGAAAGCCCGGCAGTAGCTAATGCCATCCTGAATAGCCCCGTGCAGGGCTTCACGTTTCAGTGGTACCCTTCGGCGCTGGTGGGGGGCCATACACTGCGCGGCAACCTGCTGCCGCTGGTAGACAGCTACCCGATTCCGTACGCCAAAGACCCGCGTTTCAGCAGCAAGCCACGCATGGTGTATGAGTTCGAGTCGGCAGATATTCTGCAGCCGGTGGCGTACCCGATGATGGCGCGCAGCTTCCGGAGTGCCGGCTTCCAGTGGGCTACCCAGTTTGCCTACGACCCGCTGGCCATAGCCTTTGCCAACACCGAATACCAGACCCACTACCTCAACCTAGCCTACACGCCCGCCAAGGCCCTGAGCCTGCTGATTGCGGGGAAAGTATTCCGGCAGGTAAAACTCGGTCAGCAGTTTGCCACCTATCCTGCCGACTCGGTTTTTAATGATTTCCGGATCAGCTACCGCGCCGCCGTGAGTGAGCTGAACACGCCGGAAGAATTCTACTACACCAGCAGCACCACCACGCAGCCGCGCAAACTTGCTGCTCTGCGCCGGCTCGCGGGCACCGGTTCGTCGCCGGCAGTACACTACGAAGGCACCGGCGCCTACTTCCTCGACCGGCTGGCTACGGGCGTGTGGCGGCTTGAGGTGATGCCCGATGCCATTGCAATACGTGACCCGTTTGCCACTACTTCGCTCCGTCAGGCTGTTACGCGCATCGTCTGGAACACCCAACCAATGCAGCTGACGTTGCCGGGCCTAGGTTCTGATTTCGCAGTGCGCGGTCTGAACGCCGGCAATTCGTTTCAAGCACAAGCCACCAGCAGCACCGTGCGACTGCAGCCAGGCGTGTACCTAGTGTCGGCGCGCGGCAAGTCTACGGCAGCCTTCACGGCTGAAACCATGCTGGGCGCTATAAAGCTAGGCGAGTTCGTGGCGCCCCCAGCTACAGACCTCCCTACCCAAGTGATGCACACGGCCCCTACCCAACTGGCTACCGGGCAGCCTGCCGTGCTACAGGCCACCATAGCCGGTGCCGCCGCTACCGATTCGGTGATGCTTGTGGCCCAGCACTATTATGGTCGCACCCGCACTCTGCCCATGCGCCGCCTCACGCTTACAACAGCCGAAGCTACCGTCCCCGCCGACTTGTTGTATCCGGGCCTGCTTCGCTACTGGATTGTGGTGAAGCGCAACGGCACTTCCACCACTTTCCCGGGCGGTTTCAGAGGCAGCCCCCTCAGCTGGGACTATGCGCCCCGGGAGCATTATGAGGCATCTGTTGTAGCACCCGGTTCCGCTCTGCCGCTCTACGTGGCGGCGCTTGATCAGCAACGAACCGAAACCGGCGGCATCAACGGAGGCGGCTGGGCCGACTACGTGACGAGCAGCAACGGCCAGTTGGCGCTGCGTCTGCTGCAGAGCCCGCCGCCGGCTAGCCCCATTCCCTTCTCCGACCCGACCGCACCGGTGGCCTTCCTGCGCGCCTACTTCGGCGACCGGCTGGCTACGCGGGCCGCCGATGCCGCCAATTTCCGGGAACTAGTGATACGCGGCCGCCGCGGTGCCGGCGCCGGTACTGTGCGCTTGGTTCTCACCACCCGCGACGCGGAAGCCTACGTAGCCGATGTGGATCTTCCGGCTGAAATGCAGGAAGTGCGGGTTCCTTTGACGGCTTTCCGCCCGGGTGCTCAACTGCTGCTGCCACGCCCCTACCCTAGCTTCCTGCCCCTCTCCTTCCAGGCCAATGGTCCGGTGGCGCTGCCACTGGCACAGGCTGAAGTGCTGCAAGTGCTCCTCGGGCCTGCGGCCCAGTCAGCGGCTGATGCCCGCCCCTTCCTCGACCTTGAATCTATCTATCTGCGCTAA
- a CDS encoding FtsK/SpoIIIE family DNA translocase: MAKNTYKQDPTPVNRANEPRPNRANQPRAAAPEPVAAPRENRRAAEPKAAPKPPRKPLKLPSLNLGNMFGFLRDRRFQLFLGFFFLIGSLYLTFAFFSFLFTGHADQSVVEGLDQTPVKEAGKQSGNWLGLIGAMAAQFLIYKGFGVAAFALIPIVFFLGYKIVFRRAGVSVSYVLALCLFIMGWLSVLLGYVVLTMQAPDADPNLGYRLDFLSGGIGYEAAVWLDSLIGWGTVLLLAFLLISFVVYFFNVTTITLPRFGAEGEEEEEEAVSADGLSSRPTNRATTPAAFEAQDEPEEEPDLGITVRDIRPVAATRPVLQPLLAAEDEDEEEFTAPDAPVVTTGSVASPAFAAPAVPVIAAAAAGMAGAAGSAVPLSVAAAGASLSAASAAATVASGGAAAPTKGPSFSIEAPTDPEPLAPTAARIPTPLSMDDLADGDMPLPVATPVALSTTHQPTFQIETKPGELDPAAGADMASIADDDEDADTMPAVNYDPTLDLSRYQYPTLELLNDYGVAKAQVTKEELEANKDRIVETLGHYGINIASIKATIGPTVTLYEIVPDAGVRISKIKSLEDDIALSLAALGIRIIAPIPGKGTIGIEVPNTKKEMVSIRSVFATEKFAHTEMDLPIAFGRTITNEVFVVDLAKMPHLLMAGATGQGKSVGLNVILASLLYKRHPAQLKFVLVDPKKVELSIFNKIERHFLAKLPDTEEAIITDTKKVVNTLNSLCMEMDKRYDLLKDAGCRNLKEYNRKFIERRLNPKKGHRFMPFIVLVIDELADLMMTAGKEVETPIARLAQLARAIGIHLIVATQRPSVNVITGIIKANFPCRISFKVTSKIDSRTILDAGGADQLVGQGDMLISQGSDIIRVQCAFIDTPEVDRLCDYIGEQQGYPDAYLLPEVVGESGGGSGDIEDMDPSQRDAMFEEAARVIVTHQQGSTSLLQRRLKLGYNRAGRLIDQLEHAGIVGPFEGSKAREVLIPDEYSLEQLLNTLPK, translated from the coding sequence ATGGCAAAAAATACCTACAAGCAAGACCCCACCCCCGTTAACCGGGCCAACGAGCCGCGGCCGAACCGTGCGAACCAGCCCCGGGCGGCTGCGCCCGAACCTGTGGCCGCGCCCCGCGAGAACCGGCGGGCTGCCGAACCCAAGGCGGCTCCTAAGCCCCCGCGCAAGCCGCTGAAACTGCCTTCCTTGAATCTGGGAAATATGTTCGGTTTCCTGCGTGACCGGCGTTTTCAACTGTTTCTGGGCTTCTTCTTTCTAATCGGGTCCCTCTACCTGACCTTCGCATTCTTCTCGTTCCTGTTCACAGGGCACGCCGACCAAAGCGTGGTGGAAGGCCTAGACCAGACGCCGGTGAAGGAAGCTGGCAAGCAGTCGGGCAACTGGCTGGGGCTAATCGGGGCTATGGCTGCACAGTTCCTGATTTACAAGGGTTTCGGGGTAGCAGCTTTTGCCCTGATTCCGATTGTCTTCTTCTTGGGCTACAAGATTGTATTCCGGCGTGCCGGCGTTTCGGTGAGCTATGTGCTGGCCCTGTGCCTGTTCATCATGGGCTGGCTGAGCGTTCTGCTGGGCTACGTGGTGCTCACCATGCAGGCTCCCGATGCCGACCCCAACCTGGGCTACCGCCTCGATTTTTTGAGTGGCGGTATTGGCTACGAGGCTGCTGTGTGGCTCGACAGCCTCATCGGCTGGGGCACAGTATTGCTGCTGGCCTTCCTGCTGATTTCCTTTGTGGTATATTTCTTCAACGTCACCACTATCACGCTGCCCCGCTTTGGTGCCGAGGGAGAAGAGGAGGAAGAGGAGGCTGTGTCAGCAGATGGCCTGAGCAGCCGCCCTACCAATCGGGCTACCACGCCTGCCGCATTCGAGGCTCAGGATGAACCGGAAGAAGAGCCCGACCTAGGAATTACCGTGCGTGACATCCGGCCGGTTGCAGCCACGCGCCCAGTACTACAGCCCCTTTTGGCAGCAGAAGACGAGGACGAAGAAGAGTTTACGGCGCCCGATGCGCCAGTAGTCACGACTGGTTCTGTCGCCTCACCAGCTTTTGCTGCGCCTGCTGTGCCTGTTATAGCGGCTGCCGCGGCTGGTATGGCTGGGGCGGCTGGCTCAGCTGTGCCACTGAGTGTAGCTGCCGCGGGTGCTAGCTTGAGTGCTGCTAGTGCCGCCGCTACCGTAGCTTCAGGAGGTGCCGCTGCTCCTACCAAAGGCCCCAGCTTCTCCATAGAAGCACCCACCGACCCGGAGCCGCTGGCTCCCACTGCTGCCCGCATACCTACGCCTCTGTCCATGGACGATCTGGCCGACGGCGACATGCCCTTGCCAGTTGCCACGCCTGTTGCGCTCAGCACTACGCATCAACCCACTTTCCAGATTGAAACCAAGCCCGGTGAGCTGGACCCTGCCGCCGGTGCCGATATGGCCTCCATTGCCGACGACGATGAGGATGCTGATACCATGCCTGCCGTCAACTACGACCCTACGCTGGACCTCTCCCGCTATCAGTACCCCACGCTGGAGCTGCTCAACGACTACGGCGTTGCGAAAGCACAGGTAACCAAAGAGGAACTGGAAGCCAACAAAGACCGTATTGTGGAGACGCTGGGCCACTATGGCATTAACATCGCCAGCATCAAGGCTACCATTGGCCCAACGGTCACGCTCTACGAAATCGTGCCAGACGCCGGGGTGCGCATCTCCAAAATCAAGAGCCTCGAAGATGATATTGCGCTGAGTCTCGCGGCGCTGGGCATCCGTATTATTGCCCCAATTCCGGGCAAAGGCACTATTGGTATCGAAGTGCCGAACACCAAGAAGGAAATGGTGAGCATCCGCTCAGTATTTGCTACCGAGAAGTTTGCGCACACCGAAATGGACCTGCCCATTGCCTTCGGCCGCACCATCACCAACGAGGTATTTGTGGTAGATCTGGCCAAGATGCCGCACTTGCTGATGGCAGGTGCCACCGGCCAGGGTAAATCAGTGGGCCTAAACGTGATTCTGGCTTCGCTGCTCTACAAGCGCCACCCGGCCCAGCTGAAGTTTGTGCTCGTCGACCCAAAAAAGGTGGAACTGAGCATCTTCAACAAGATTGAGCGCCATTTCCTGGCCAAGCTGCCCGACACAGAGGAAGCCATCATCACCGACACGAAGAAGGTGGTGAACACGCTTAATTCGCTGTGCATGGAGATGGACAAGCGCTACGACCTGTTGAAGGATGCGGGCTGCCGTAACCTGAAGGAATACAACCGCAAGTTCATCGAGCGCCGCCTCAACCCGAAGAAGGGCCACCGCTTCATGCCCTTCATCGTGCTGGTGATTGACGAACTGGCTGACCTGATGATGACGGCCGGCAAAGAAGTGGAAACGCCCATTGCCCGTCTCGCGCAGCTGGCCCGTGCCATTGGTATTCACCTGATTGTGGCTACGCAGCGCCCGTCCGTCAACGTTATTACGGGTATCATTAAGGCAAACTTCCCGTGCCGGATTTCCTTTAAAGTGACCAGCAAAATCGACTCGCGCACCATTCTGGATGCTGGTGGCGCCGACCAATTGGTAGGCCAGGGCGACATGCTGATTTCGCAGGGCTCCGACATCATTCGGGTGCAATGCGCCTTCATCGATACGCCCGAGGTGGACCGCCTCTGCGACTATATTGGGGAGCAGCAGGGCTACCCCGATGCGTACCTGCTGCCCGAAGTGGTAGGCGAAAGTGGCGGCGGTAGCGGCGACATTGAGGATATGGACCCCTCGCAGCGCGATGCCATGTTTGAGGAAGCAGCCCGCGTCATCGTCACGCACCAGCAGGGCAGCACTTCACTGCTGCAGCGCCGCCTGAAGCTAGGCTACAACCGCGCCGGCCGACTCATAGACCAGTTGGAGCATGCTGGCATTGTAGGGCCATTTGAGGGCAGCAAGGCCCGGGAGGTATTAATTCCGGATGAGTACAGTTTGGAACAGTTGTTGAATACGCTCCCGAAATAA
- the xerD gene encoding site-specific tyrosine recombinase XerD codes for MSTWSVTLRQFEGYLQLEKSLSANSVEAYVRDAGKLRHFLELRHLPNSPKEVTTALLREFLEWLGGMGLSATSQARILSGIKAFFSFMIMEDLLTLDPTDTLEAPKTGRKLPDTLSYDEIVQLLDGIDLSTAEGTRNRAMLEVLYSSGLRVSELTDLRLSNVYADQGFVRVTGKGNKERLVPIGRDALKHVGLYLQGIRCHLDIKPGHEDFVFLNKRGSKLSRVTVFTVIKAAADKAGVRKSISPHTFRHSFATHLIEGGADLRAVQEMLGHESITTTEIYTHLDRDYLRQVITAFHPRS; via the coding sequence ATGTCTACTTGGTCCGTCACGCTCCGGCAATTCGAAGGCTACCTGCAGCTCGAAAAGTCGCTTTCCGCCAACTCTGTGGAGGCCTATGTGCGGGATGCGGGCAAGCTGCGACACTTTCTGGAACTGCGGCACCTGCCCAACTCGCCCAAGGAAGTGACAACGGCGCTATTGCGCGAGTTTCTGGAGTGGCTGGGCGGCATGGGCCTGAGCGCCACCTCGCAGGCCCGAATTCTGTCGGGTATTAAGGCCTTCTTCAGCTTCATGATTATGGAAGACCTGCTCACGCTGGACCCCACCGACACGCTGGAAGCCCCCAAAACCGGCCGCAAACTGCCCGATACGCTCAGCTACGATGAGATAGTGCAGCTGCTCGACGGTATCGACCTGAGCACGGCTGAAGGCACCCGCAACCGCGCCATGCTGGAAGTGCTGTACTCCTCCGGCCTGCGCGTGAGCGAACTGACCGATTTACGCCTTTCCAATGTGTACGCCGACCAAGGCTTTGTGCGTGTGACCGGCAAAGGCAACAAGGAGCGCCTCGTGCCTATCGGGCGCGACGCACTGAAACATGTGGGCCTGTACCTGCAGGGCATCCGCTGCCACCTCGACATCAAGCCCGGCCATGAGGATTTCGTATTCCTGAATAAGCGCGGCTCAAAACTATCGAGAGTGACGGTTTTTACCGTTATCAAAGCCGCCGCCGATAAGGCCGGGGTGCGCAAGAGCATCAGCCCACATACGTTTCGACACTCTTTCGCCACACACCTGATAGAAGGTGGTGCTGACCTGCGGGCAGTGCAGGAGATGCTGGGCCACGAAAGCATTACAACCACCGAAATCTATACCCACCTCGACCGGGACTACCTGCGGCAGGTCATTACGGCGTTTCACCCCAGGAGCTAG